One genomic region from Candidatus Caldarchaeum subterraneum encodes:
- a CDS encoding conserved hypothetical protein (acetyl/acyl transferase related protein), with protein sequence MSGFISPRSRIKGTVSPNAYVFGATEIGEATFVDDMVTIGFPSRHRLLQAIEKRIAGNNSVMEDASLGSFIGPGCLIRRGCIIYDEVIIEGDVELGHNVLIRSGTMIRAGSRIGSGSMLDGTVLVGRGVNIQSNVYIPHLTKIMDNVFIGPNVVMTNDPYPVGSPLKGPTIATGAIIGAGAVILPGVEVGEGAVVGAGSVVTRNVPPRVVVFGNPAKYAYDVDEYNRKKQAYLKK encoded by the coding sequence ATGTCGGGGTTCATCTCCCCGCGTTCAAGAATCAAGGGCACGGTCTCGCCAAACGCATATGTGTTTGGTGCGACGGAAATAGGGGAAGCCACGTTTGTGGACGATATGGTTACAATAGGTTTTCCATCTCGCCACCGTCTTCTACAAGCCATCGAAAAGAGAATCGCAGGCAACAACTCGGTCATGGAGGACGCGAGCCTGGGCAGCTTCATCGGCCCGGGATGTTTGATAAGGAGAGGATGCATAATCTATGACGAGGTCATTATCGAGGGCGATGTGGAGCTTGGACACAACGTGTTGATTCGCTCGGGGACGATGATTCGGGCCGGCTCCAGGATAGGCAGCGGCTCGATGCTGGATGGGACAGTGTTGGTTGGCCGCGGTGTCAACATACAGTCCAACGTCTACATTCCACACCTTACAAAAATTATGGACAACGTCTTTATTGGACCCAACGTTGTGATGACCAACGACCCTTACCCCGTGGGCTCGCCTCTGAAGGGGCCCACCATAGCTACAGGGGCAATAATTGGAGCGGGTGCAGTGATTCTTCCGGGTGTTGAAGTGGGTGAAGGCGCTGTGGTGGGCGCGGGTTCTGTTGTTACGCGGAACGTTCCGCCTAGAGTGGTTGTCTTCGGAAACCCTGCAAAATATGCCTATGACGTGGATGAATACAATAGGAAGAAGCAGGCATACCTGAAGAAATGA
- a CDS encoding translation initiation factor SUI1, translating into MAEICATCGLPKSICVCETISREQQRVKIKLELRKWNKPTTVIEGLNGSKKDLQEIASKLKSTLACGGVVKDGVILLQGDHRERVRKALVDLGLSEENIEVI; encoded by the coding sequence ATGGCCGAAATATGTGCTACATGCGGTCTACCAAAATCGATATGCGTTTGCGAAACAATAAGCCGGGAGCAGCAGCGTGTCAAGATTAAGCTTGAGCTGAGAAAATGGAACAAACCCACAACAGTAATCGAGGGGCTGAACGGCAGCAAAAAAGATTTGCAGGAGATAGCTTCGAAGCTAAAGTCTACTCTAGCATGCGGCGGTGTGGTGAAGGACGGGGTGATTCTGCTGCAGGGCGACCATCGCGAAAGAGTCAGAAAAGCGTTGGTGGACCTTGGGCTTTCTGAAGAAAATATAGAGGTAATTTAG
- a CDS encoding transcription initiation factor TFIIB: MVRKTWKEVALCPECGNEMLVTDQRTGEITCSVCGFVIQEKDVDMGPEWRNLEDEEGSRSRVGAPLSPMYRDHGLSTVIEGVDEDASGRKLSKETREKMIRLKKLDATSQINSSETRNLQQAVNILQIYVDKLRLSQTVAERAMLIYRRALRAGLVRGRSIKSIMAAATYAACRMLGTPRDLREFERSYPAVKRKTIAQGYRLLLKHLGLKVPVADPSIYVNKIAAKVGLDQRTVQEAIRLLNEAVKRKATVGKDPVGIAAAALYMACQETTQNLTQKDIAKAAGVTEVTVRNRFKGLKDVLETVAA; this comes from the coding sequence TTGGTTAGAAAAACTTGGAAAGAAGTCGCACTATGTCCCGAGTGTGGGAACGAGATGCTGGTAACGGACCAGAGAACCGGTGAGATTACCTGCTCGGTCTGCGGGTTCGTCATACAGGAAAAAGATGTGGACATGGGCCCCGAGTGGAGAAACCTTGAAGACGAGGAGGGGAGCAGAAGCAGAGTAGGAGCTCCTCTCTCACCTATGTATAGGGACCATGGTCTCTCAACGGTAATAGAGGGTGTGGATGAGGACGCTTCAGGCCGCAAACTCTCGAAAGAGACACGGGAGAAGATGATCAGGCTGAAGAAGCTTGACGCCACGTCTCAGATAAACTCGAGCGAAACAAGAAACTTGCAGCAAGCTGTGAACATTCTTCAGATATATGTCGATAAGCTAAGGCTGTCGCAGACAGTTGCAGAAAGAGCTATGCTCATCTATAGAAGAGCCCTTAGAGCAGGTCTCGTGAGAGGAAGGTCCATTAAATCCATCATGGCTGCAGCCACCTACGCCGCATGCAGGATGCTGGGCACACCCAGGGACCTTCGAGAATTTGAACGCAGCTACCCAGCCGTCAAGCGAAAAACCATCGCACAGGGCTACAGGCTGTTGCTGAAGCATCTTGGGTTGAAAGTCCCGGTTGCGGACCCGTCGATATACGTTAACAAGATTGCGGCCAAGGTTGGGCTGGACCAGAGAACTGTCCAAGAGGCCATCCGTCTGCTGAATGAGGCGGTCAAACGTAAAGCCACCGTAGGCAAAGACCCCGTCGGAATAGCGGCGGCCGCCCTCTACATGGCCTGTCAAGAAACCACACAAAATCTTACACAAAAAGACATAGCGAAAGCGGCCGGAGTCACCGAAGTGACTGTGCGAAACCGGTTCAAGGGTCTCAAAGACGTTCTAGAAACAGTGGCAGCCTAA
- a CDS encoding cysteinyl-tRNA synthetase: MIKIFNTYSRSLEVFEPHLPGHVTMYVCGPTVYDVAHLGHARTYVAFDAVIRFLEFMGYRVKYARNVTDVGHLRETGEDRMIVGAERLRKHPMEVADKYMMEFFRDMDALGIRRPDIQPRASMHIPEIIEAVEKLVDKGYGYVIDGSVYFDISKFPDYGKLSNIKPEELLMHRIDPDPRKKHPADFALWKESPPSYPFSWKTPWGRGFPGWHIECSIMSMKYLGEQIDIHGGGQELIFPHHENEIAQSEALTGKKPFVKYWMHTGELTVGGRGMHKSYGNFITIQDALKTYPSDVLRLFILSAHYRTPLDYSEKAMEQAAENFDKITNFYENLSLIAEEDRDKPRDPSLDELGDVFKQSFIEAMSEDFNTPNALAIVYDFMKKVNTRLDDIGHEQAAHLRQLFLETCRVLGLLQKIERRSSAAEVMEFVKTLVEVRRELRKRGMYDLADRIRNMLAERGIVVEDTKEGERIRIVR; encoded by the coding sequence TTGATAAAGATTTTCAACACATACTCACGCAGCCTCGAGGTTTTCGAGCCCCATCTCCCCGGACACGTCACCATGTATGTATGCGGACCCACAGTATACGATGTAGCACATCTGGGTCATGCGCGGACTTACGTGGCTTTTGACGCAGTTATACGTTTTCTCGAGTTCATGGGATATCGTGTCAAGTATGCACGGAACGTGACGGACGTGGGTCATCTGCGTGAAACTGGTGAGGACAGGATGATTGTGGGGGCGGAGCGGCTGAGGAAGCATCCTATGGAAGTTGCAGACAAGTATATGATGGAGTTTTTCAGAGACATGGATGCTCTCGGGATAAGAAGGCCCGACATCCAGCCCAGAGCAAGTATGCACATCCCCGAAATCATAGAAGCTGTCGAGAAACTGGTCGACAAAGGCTACGGCTACGTCATCGACGGAAGCGTCTACTTCGACATCAGCAAATTCCCCGACTATGGAAAGCTCTCCAACATAAAACCCGAGGAGCTGCTCATGCACCGCATCGACCCTGACCCACGGAAAAAACATCCCGCAGACTTTGCACTCTGGAAAGAGTCACCGCCGTCTTACCCATTCTCATGGAAAACACCTTGGGGGAGAGGTTTTCCGGGATGGCATATAGAGTGCTCGATAATGAGCATGAAGTACTTGGGTGAGCAGATAGACATACACGGAGGCGGCCAGGAGCTGATTTTCCCACATCATGAAAACGAGATAGCCCAGTCAGAGGCCTTGACGGGTAAGAAACCCTTCGTCAAATACTGGATGCACACCGGTGAGCTGACGGTGGGAGGCCGAGGCATGCACAAGAGCTACGGAAACTTCATCACCATACAGGATGCGCTCAAAACATATCCATCCGACGTGCTGCGCCTCTTCATACTTTCCGCACACTACCGGACTCCTCTGGACTATTCCGAGAAAGCGATGGAGCAAGCGGCGGAAAACTTCGACAAGATCACAAACTTTTACGAGAACCTGTCACTCATAGCCGAAGAGGATAGAGACAAACCCCGCGACCCATCACTCGACGAGCTCGGCGATGTTTTCAAACAAAGTTTCATAGAAGCTATGTCGGAAGACTTCAATACACCCAACGCGCTCGCAATCGTTTACGACTTTATGAAAAAGGTCAACACGAGGTTGGACGACATCGGACACGAGCAGGCGGCCCATCTGCGGCAGCTCTTTCTCGAGACATGTAGGGTCCTTGGACTGCTTCAGAAAATTGAGCGGAGAAGCTCCGCAGCCGAGGTCATGGAGTTCGTAAAGACACTAGTCGAGGTCCGTAGAGAATTACGAAAAAGAGGCATGTATGACCTGGCGGACAGAATTAGAAACATGTTGGCTGAACGCGGCATCGTCGTCGAGGACACCAAGGAGGGCGAGAGAATAAGGATAGTGAGGTAG
- a CDS encoding nucleotidyl transferase: MKAVLLSGGYGKRLKPLTESLPKPLLEVAGKPIIVWQIEWLKKHGIDEFIVCVGYLREKIIETLGSGHRLGVKIGYSVEDEPLGTGGALKNAEHLLKSDKVFLVLNGDVLTTLNPLKLIDSLGSSIACMALTRLPSPYGIVEFDRETRLVKRFEEKPRLPNYINAGVYAFTADVLSYLPEQGDLEKQTFPRLVEKKALMAVLYEDDDWISIDSHKDLEEAKRVVAKFSQLKEASQP; this comes from the coding sequence GTGAAGGCTGTTTTGCTTTCGGGAGGCTATGGTAAACGTCTCAAGCCCTTGACAGAGTCTCTTCCAAAGCCTTTACTCGAGGTCGCGGGCAAGCCAATTATTGTTTGGCAAATTGAGTGGCTAAAAAAACATGGCATAGACGAGTTTATCGTCTGCGTCGGCTATTTGCGTGAGAAGATCATCGAGACGCTTGGCAGCGGGCATAGGCTCGGTGTAAAAATCGGCTACTCTGTGGAGGACGAGCCTCTCGGCACGGGAGGGGCTCTTAAGAACGCTGAGCATCTGCTGAAATCTGACAAAGTTTTTCTCGTCCTCAACGGCGATGTTCTCACAACCCTGAACCCGCTCAAACTAATCGACAGCCTCGGTTCATCGATTGCATGCATGGCTTTGACCCGTCTCCCATCGCCCTACGGGATAGTGGAGTTTGATAGGGAAACCCGTTTGGTGAAAAGGTTTGAGGAGAAGCCGCGGCTTCCTAACTACATCAACGCAGGTGTCTACGCATTCACGGCAGATGTTTTAAGCTATCTGCCCGAGCAGGGAGACCTCGAGAAACAAACTTTCCCACGTCTCGTGGAGAAAAAAGCCTTGATGGCTGTTTTGTATGAGGACGATGATTGGATAAGCATCGACAGCCACAAAGACCTTGAGGAAGCCAAGCGTGTGGTGGCGAAGTTTAGCCAGTTAAAGGAAGCTTCACAACCATGA
- a CDS encoding ribosomal-protein-alanine N-acetyltransferase has protein sequence MQQASKQGDIDVVFRNVTQTDLIDVMNINRLCLPENYTYSFFDELAKDYPKAFWVAEVGDKLVGYIMCRVERVFSKIDFLKIRRAGHIVSVAVLPNYRNRGIGEQLIRRALYSLANDYGCEEAFLEVRVSNHVAIKLYRKIGFVVKEVQRRYYADGEDAYVMVVKLPLTG, from the coding sequence ATGCAGCAAGCCTCCAAGCAGGGCGACATCGATGTCGTGTTTCGGAATGTTACTCAAACCGATTTAATAGATGTCATGAACATCAACAGGCTCTGTCTCCCCGAGAACTATACCTACAGCTTTTTTGATGAGCTTGCCAAAGATTATCCAAAGGCTTTCTGGGTCGCTGAGGTAGGCGACAAGCTGGTCGGCTACATAATGTGCAGGGTTGAACGCGTCTTCTCAAAAATCGATTTCCTCAAGATTCGCCGAGCTGGCCATATTGTTTCAGTGGCTGTTCTACCCAATTATCGGAACAGAGGTATCGGGGAACAGCTTATTCGCCGAGCTCTCTACTCTCTCGCAAACGATTATGGATGTGAGGAGGCGTTTCTAGAAGTCCGTGTCAGCAACCACGTCGCCATTAAGCTCTACAGGAAAATCGGGTTTGTCGTCAAAGAGGTGCAGCGACGTTACTACGCCGACGGTGAAGACGCCTACGTCATGGTTGTGAAGCTTCCTTTAACTGGCTAA
- a CDS encoding metallophosphoesterase: MRRRDVITSIMLAGSAAFFITDNSQRLDKTVIDIGLGAKAVFLPDLHIHSENIQTSQLLSVLDREEPDAVVLGGDMVDELTTDLGYVRRFLSELPGSEKFFVLGNHDYWSGYDEWLRENLRAMGYREVRSVAESRYLGKIHGIDWRDNRSYEPFKANGLVFAHDPHVADSVSGDCLIFAGHTHGGIVINGVTLLSNSRYTRGWYSWGNKRLYVSRGLGQMLAYRPTSPRELVVLV, from the coding sequence TTGAGGAGAAGAGACGTCATCACGTCAATTATGCTCGCAGGCTCCGCCGCTTTCTTCATCACAGACAATTCACAGCGTCTCGACAAAACCGTCATCGACATCGGGCTCGGGGCCAAAGCCGTCTTCCTACCAGACCTGCACATACACAGCGAAAACATCCAAACCAGCCAATTACTTTCTGTACTCGACCGAGAGGAGCCTGATGCTGTTGTTCTGGGCGGCGATATGGTTGACGAGCTCACAACAGACCTCGGCTATGTAAGAAGATTTCTATCCGAGCTACCGGGTTCTGAGAAGTTCTTCGTGCTGGGCAATCATGATTACTGGAGCGGATACGATGAATGGCTCCGTGAAAACCTGCGGGCCATGGGGTATAGAGAGGTGAGGAGCGTTGCTGAGAGCCGTTACCTCGGCAAAATACATGGAATCGATTGGCGTGACAACAGAAGCTACGAACCGTTTAAGGCTAATGGGTTGGTTTTTGCACACGACCCACACGTCGCCGACAGCGTTTCAGGAGACTGCTTAATATTCGCAGGCCACACCCACGGCGGCATAGTCATCAACGGCGTCACGCTACTCAGCAACTCTAGGTATACAAGGGGATGGTACAGCTGGGGAAACAAGAGGCTTTATGTTTCACGGGGTCTTGGACAGATGCTCGCATACAGGCCTACGTCTCCTCGGGAGCTTGTTGTCTTGGTGTAG
- a CDS encoding thioesterase superfamily protein, producing MFSSISNTVTESRFFVMPHDSNAIGRLHGGVLMEWMVSAAALCGVRFSKGEVVLAALDDLFFMNPVSVGDMVVVKAWVEYSGHSSMEVGVSAYAYPRIVGEPMLTTTSHMVFVAVDRTGSPRPLPTKIKPTKEEEQLYSLAEKRAEKRRKMLSDRKAMSLDISEYGPDARFRMKSSHLVASSDATMGGIMSGGKLLHLLDEMAGAVAISYARTVAVTGAVDSTSFHYPIRQGSIVDVELVLTGVGRSSAEVAAKVITENPSSGVRRHAATTFFTMVAVDSAGKPVPMPPFEPSNEGEEKRLREMRTRREDRQRRLKEMQIFEPLHSMIAHGRG from the coding sequence ATGTTCTCCAGCATATCTAACACAGTTACCGAGTCGAGGTTTTTCGTTATGCCGCATGATAGTAACGCGATTGGCAGGCTGCATGGAGGTGTGTTGATGGAGTGGATGGTTTCGGCGGCTGCCCTTTGCGGGGTCAGGTTCAGCAAGGGCGAAGTGGTGTTGGCGGCGTTGGACGACCTCTTCTTCATGAACCCGGTCTCCGTCGGCGACATGGTTGTGGTCAAGGCATGGGTCGAATATTCAGGTCATTCATCGATGGAGGTCGGGGTCTCAGCCTACGCATATCCAAGAATCGTCGGAGAACCCATGCTCACCACCACATCGCACATGGTTTTTGTAGCAGTCGATAGAACAGGTTCACCAAGGCCCCTACCCACAAAAATCAAACCCACAAAAGAAGAGGAGCAGCTCTATTCGTTGGCCGAGAAAAGAGCTGAGAAAAGAAGAAAAATGCTTAGCGACAGAAAAGCTATGAGCCTCGACATATCGGAGTATGGTCCTGACGCCCGTTTCAGGATGAAGTCCTCACATCTGGTTGCCTCCTCTGATGCTACGATGGGGGGAATAATGTCGGGAGGAAAGCTGCTACATCTTCTCGACGAGATGGCTGGTGCTGTGGCTATTTCCTATGCGAGGACCGTTGCTGTCACAGGGGCCGTTGACTCAACAAGCTTCCACTATCCTATACGGCAGGGAAGCATCGTCGATGTTGAGCTGGTATTAACGGGAGTGGGCAGGTCCTCTGCAGAGGTTGCCGCAAAAGTCATCACGGAAAACCCATCCAGCGGTGTGAGAAGACACGCGGCCACAACCTTTTTCACCATGGTCGCAGTTGACTCGGCTGGAAAACCAGTGCCCATGCCGCCTTTTGAGCCGTCTAACGAAGGCGAAGAAAAGAGGTTGAGGGAAATGAGGACTAGACGCGAGGATAGACAGAGGCGTCTTAAAGAAATGCAGATTTTTGAACCGCTGCATAGCATGATTGCGCATGGGAGAGGGTGA
- a CDS encoding FMN-dependent monooxygenase, with product MRMGEGEELGLCIRSVDLTPQQFIEVAKRAEELGYSSLWMTEEMSRASPITLAAAALHTKRIKLGAAILNIFARTPMATAMEAATLQELSQNRFILGLGVGGPDISRKGHGADISNPVQKMSEYIEIVRKFLTGERLNYAGRHYRVDGVRLWIKQPRPTEIYLAALNPQMLTLAGAKADGLILNLFDPRAAEYVHKAINKGLKNSHDQNRPFKKFSFVLAAASSEPEYFSALKRSVAFYLSSPAYRRIMREAGHGEAVERFATVLETRGREAAVETIDDDVVESVSVICDRDVSDQLERYRKAGVTPLIYPQPRPGNEYQDILSILAAAIE from the coding sequence TTGCGCATGGGAGAGGGTGAAGAACTGGGCCTCTGCATCAGAAGCGTAGACCTTACCCCACAACAGTTTATAGAAGTGGCTAAGCGTGCTGAGGAGCTGGGGTATAGCTCGCTGTGGATGACGGAGGAAATGTCGAGGGCCTCACCGATAACGCTCGCCGCAGCCGCTCTACACACCAAGCGAATAAAACTCGGAGCAGCCATTCTCAACATCTTCGCACGAACACCCATGGCTACGGCGATGGAGGCAGCCACACTTCAAGAGCTTTCACAGAACCGTTTTATCCTAGGCCTCGGCGTAGGCGGGCCTGACATTTCCCGAAAGGGACATGGAGCAGACATATCAAACCCTGTTCAAAAAATGTCTGAATACATAGAGATAGTCAGAAAATTTCTCACTGGAGAGCGGCTCAACTACGCTGGCAGACACTACCGCGTCGACGGTGTTCGTCTCTGGATAAAGCAGCCGAGGCCAACCGAAATATATCTAGCGGCCCTCAACCCTCAAATGCTCACTCTCGCAGGAGCAAAAGCAGACGGCCTGATACTCAACCTCTTCGACCCCCGCGCAGCAGAATACGTCCACAAAGCGATAAACAAAGGCCTCAAAAACTCACATGACCAGAATAGACCCTTCAAGAAATTCTCATTCGTACTGGCTGCGGCGTCGAGCGAACCAGAATATTTCTCCGCCTTGAAGAGATCTGTTGCCTTCTACCTTAGTTCACCTGCTTACAGGAGAATAATGCGTGAAGCCGGCCACGGCGAAGCTGTTGAAAGGTTTGCCACAGTATTGGAAACTCGTGGACGAGAGGCGGCGGTCGAGACAATAGACGATGATGTTGTTGAAAGTGTTTCGGTTATCTGTGACAGGGATGTCTCCGATCAGCTTGAGAGATACCGTAAAGCAGGAGTCACACCTCTAATTTATCCGCAGCCTCGTCCAGGCAACGAGTACCAAGACATACTATCCATCCTCGCAGCGGCCATAGAGTAA
- a CDS encoding pyruvate phosphate dikinase — protein sequence MSSNGLVGLFEEFKNLGKFELGGKGYGLVQMSAIGLPVPPGIIILTTACKMYYREGGRIPEGLFEELMEKLRILEKKVGKRLGDPSNPLLLSVRSGAPYSMPGMMDTILNLGINDAVAEGLAKLTGDRRFAYDAYRRFIQMFARIAMGVKTDRFEKILEETKQRLGVRFDIEIPAEELRKIVEEFKRIVKEETGRELPQDPSEQLKMAVEAVFKSWNNPRAIEYRKFYKIPDDLGTAVNIQMMVFGNLGENSGTGVGFTRDPSTGEKKLFGEYLPKAQGEDVVAGIRTPYPLSQVEPQLYRQLLEMAEKLEKHFRDMQDFEFTVENGKLYLLQTRNGKRTAQAAVKIAVDMFEEGLITAEEALLRVEPKELNQLLHRRIDASFKGKPIAKGLNASPGAATGKVVFDTDEAAERGNKGEKVILVRPETTPEDIKGIIAAQGVLTSRGGMTSHAAVVARGMGKPAVVGCESIKINMDEQLFVTADGVTVRHDDVITIDGSTGNVYLGEAPTTEPEMTGELNKLLSLADRFRRLGVRANADTPEAAARARSFGAEGIGLCRTERMFNAPERLPIVREMIMAETSEERRRALEKLLPFQVGDFIGIFTAMKGLPVTVRLLDLPLHEFLPPAEEILKEMFELVQKPGNEKEIAARQELLRKVLALKEHNPMLGHRGCRLAIRYPEIYEMQVRAILTAAIEVRRRHGETAKIQIMLPLVSEKNELAYLRKIIEETAEKLFKELGERIDYKVGTMIETPRAALTAAEIAEVADFFSFGTNDLTQTTYGFSRDDAEAKFMADYLEKNIVKHNPFESIDTRGVGRLVEMATAEGKKANPHLEVGICGEHGGDPDSVKFFHKAGLDYVSASPYRVPIARLAAAQAAVGEGVKIAATV from the coding sequence ATGTCTTCGAATGGTTTAGTCGGGCTCTTCGAGGAATTCAAAAACTTGGGCAAGTTTGAACTCGGTGGCAAAGGCTATGGCCTTGTGCAGATGAGCGCGATTGGATTACCTGTTCCCCCGGGGATTATTATTCTAACCACGGCTTGCAAGATGTATTATCGTGAGGGTGGAAGGATTCCGGAAGGGTTGTTTGAGGAGCTGATGGAAAAGCTGAGAATTTTGGAGAAAAAAGTGGGGAAAAGGCTGGGAGACCCCAGTAACCCTCTTCTCCTATCCGTGAGGTCTGGCGCTCCTTACTCGATGCCGGGAATGATGGATACAATTCTCAACCTCGGCATCAACGACGCCGTTGCCGAGGGATTGGCTAAATTAACCGGTGACCGGCGGTTTGCCTACGACGCATACAGACGTTTCATCCAGATGTTCGCCCGCATCGCCATGGGTGTAAAAACCGACAGATTCGAAAAAATTCTTGAAGAGACGAAGCAGAGGCTAGGCGTAAGGTTCGACATAGAGATTCCCGCGGAGGAGTTGCGGAAAATTGTTGAAGAGTTTAAACGCATAGTCAAAGAGGAGACTGGGAGGGAGCTGCCTCAAGACCCCTCGGAACAGCTTAAGATGGCTGTCGAAGCGGTGTTCAAGTCCTGGAACAATCCACGAGCAATCGAGTATAGAAAGTTCTACAAAATACCTGACGACCTTGGCACAGCAGTCAACATCCAGATGATGGTTTTCGGCAACCTTGGCGAAAACTCCGGCACCGGCGTCGGCTTCACACGCGACCCTTCAACAGGTGAGAAAAAGCTCTTCGGAGAATACTTGCCAAAGGCGCAGGGCGAGGATGTGGTCGCTGGAATAAGAACGCCCTATCCACTCTCACAGGTTGAGCCGCAGCTTTATCGGCAGCTATTGGAGATGGCTGAGAAACTTGAGAAACACTTCCGAGACATGCAGGATTTCGAATTTACGGTGGAGAACGGAAAACTCTATCTCCTACAGACAAGAAACGGGAAGAGAACAGCGCAGGCCGCGGTCAAGATAGCTGTTGACATGTTTGAAGAGGGGCTGATAACTGCTGAGGAGGCTCTGTTAAGGGTGGAGCCGAAGGAGCTTAACCAGCTTCTTCACCGACGAATCGACGCATCGTTCAAGGGGAAACCCATAGCAAAAGGCCTCAACGCCTCGCCCGGAGCCGCGACAGGCAAAGTGGTCTTCGACACCGATGAGGCCGCGGAAAGAGGTAACAAGGGAGAGAAAGTTATCCTTGTGAGGCCTGAGACAACCCCCGAGGACATCAAAGGGATTATTGCAGCGCAGGGGGTTTTGACATCACGTGGAGGAATGACGAGCCATGCAGCCGTTGTGGCCCGTGGAATGGGCAAGCCAGCTGTCGTGGGATGTGAAAGCATCAAGATAAACATGGATGAACAATTGTTTGTAACGGCTGATGGGGTGACTGTGCGACACGATGATGTGATAACGATAGATGGCTCGACGGGCAACGTCTACCTCGGAGAGGCTCCCACCACAGAGCCTGAGATGACCGGGGAACTCAACAAGCTTCTCAGTCTTGCAGACCGTTTCAGGAGGCTTGGTGTAAGAGCTAACGCAGACACACCCGAGGCAGCCGCCAGGGCGAGGTCTTTCGGCGCGGAGGGCATAGGGCTCTGCAGAACCGAGCGGATGTTCAACGCCCCCGAGAGGCTACCTATTGTCCGCGAAATGATAATGGCTGAAACATCTGAAGAACGACGGCGGGCTCTTGAGAAGCTTCTCCCATTCCAAGTCGGCGACTTCATAGGCATATTCACCGCGATGAAGGGGCTGCCTGTGACGGTGCGTCTGCTCGACCTGCCTCTACACGAATTCCTTCCACCGGCCGAGGAGATACTGAAGGAGATGTTTGAGCTTGTCCAAAAGCCGGGAAACGAGAAGGAAATCGCAGCTAGACAGGAGCTTCTCAGGAAGGTTCTGGCACTCAAGGAGCATAACCCGATGCTGGGGCATCGTGGATGCCGACTGGCCATACGGTATCCAGAGATTTATGAGATGCAGGTGCGTGCGATACTGACAGCCGCCATAGAGGTTCGGAGACGACACGGCGAGACAGCGAAAATCCAAATCATGCTACCGCTGGTAAGCGAGAAGAACGAGCTCGCATATCTGCGAAAAATAATCGAGGAAACGGCTGAGAAGCTGTTCAAAGAGCTTGGCGAGAGAATTGACTACAAGGTGGGCACGATGATTGAGACGCCGAGAGCGGCTTTGACGGCAGCGGAGATAGCTGAGGTCGCAGACTTCTTCTCATTTGGTACCAACGACCTCACCCAGACGACCTATGGCTTCAGCAGAGACGACGCAGAGGCCAAGTTCATGGCAGACTATCTCGAGAAAAACATCGTGAAACACAACCCCTTCGAATCCATCGACACCCGTGGAGTAGGCAGGCTTGTTGAAATGGCTACAGCCGAGGGAAAAAAGGCCAACCCCCACCTCGAAGTGGGCATCTGTGGAGAACACGGAGGCGACCCGGACAGCGTCAAATTCTTCCACAAAGCAGGCCTCGACTACGTTAGCGCCTCACCATATAGAGTGCCCATAGCTCGGCTTGCCGCTGCACAGGCCGCCGTCGGCGAAGGCGTAAAAATCGCGGCCACCGTTTAG